One Paramisgurnus dabryanus chromosome 8, PD_genome_1.1, whole genome shotgun sequence DNA window includes the following coding sequences:
- the tsku gene encoding tsukushi isoform X1, translating to MLTMAPLLCLIFSVLGLAVVGGVKNCHPKCRCEVESYGLFDSFSLTKVDCSGIGPAAAPVPIPLDTSHLDLSLNSISSITDSMLSGPGYTTLVSLDLSNNLISYINPKAFLKLRYLESLDLSKNALESLSDSCLAGVPLVEVDLSENRFKDFNLDLFTTRIQDMPIMVDLSKNLLTSISRKTPSHPLYIKSLMLAGNRLRTVPMLKGVPLQYLNLDGNLISSIGAGAFESLTELIYLSLSGLPELKVIQAGAFKGLKNLQVLDLSSNSQLKSLGSDVFTGLVSLQELNLSNTAVTPLSRTVLTQMPSIKSITLGPDVHCWMTHKQGQFHRQIGQGKHNDILTCDSAGMIL from the exons ATG CTTACCATGGCGCCATTACTGTGTCTCATCTTCTCTGTGCTCGGTCTGGCTGTTGTGGGAGGGGTGAAGAACTGCCATCCTAAATGTCGATGTGAAGTGGAGAGCTACGGTCTCTTCGACAGTTTCAGCCTGACCAAGGTGGACTGCAGTGGGATCGGCCCCGCAGCCGCTCCGGTCCCCATCCCTCTGGACACCTCCCATCTCGACCTCTCCTTAAACTCCATCAGCTCCATCACAGACTCCATGCTCTCTGGACCAGGCTACACTACATTGGTTAGCCTGGACCTAAGCAACAATCTCATAAGTTACATCAATCCCAAAGCGTTCCTTAAGCTTCGTTACTTGGAGAGCTTAGATCTGAGCAAGAACGCTCTTGAGAGTCTCAGCGATAGCTGCCTCGCTGGTGTGCCTCTGGTCGAGGTGGACCTGAGTGAAAACCGATTCAAGGACTTCAACTTGGATCTCTTCACCACCAGGATACAGGACATGCCAATCATGGTGGACCTATCCAAAAACCTTCTCACCTCCATATCTAGGAAAACACCTAGCCATCCACTGTACATCAAGAGTCTGATGCTCGCAGGAAACAGATTGAGAACCGTACCAATGCTGAAAGGAGTTCCTCTCCAGTATCTCAACCTGGATGGCAATCTCATTTCCAGTATTGGCGCAGGAGCATTTGAATCACTGACCGAACTCATTTACCTGTCGCTTAGCGGCTTGCCTGAACTCAAAGTGATACAAGCAGGTGCGTTTAAGGGCCTGAAGAACCTACAGGTCTTAGATCTTTCAAGCAACAGCCAACTCAAGTCATTGGGCTCAGATGTATTCACTGGCCTTGTTTCATTGCAAGAGCTAAATTTGTCCAATACTGCTGTCACCCCTTTGTCAAGGACTGTTCTTACTCAAATGCCAAGTATAAAAAGTATAACTTTAGGGCCAGATGTGCATTGCTGGATGACACATAAGCAAGGACAGTTTCATAGACAGATAGGACAGGGCAAACACAACGATATACTTACCTGTGATTCTGCAGGTATGATCTTATGA
- the tsku gene encoding tsukushi isoform X2 translates to MAPLLCLIFSVLGLAVVGGVKNCHPKCRCEVESYGLFDSFSLTKVDCSGIGPAAAPVPIPLDTSHLDLSLNSISSITDSMLSGPGYTTLVSLDLSNNLISYINPKAFLKLRYLESLDLSKNALESLSDSCLAGVPLVEVDLSENRFKDFNLDLFTTRIQDMPIMVDLSKNLLTSISRKTPSHPLYIKSLMLAGNRLRTVPMLKGVPLQYLNLDGNLISSIGAGAFESLTELIYLSLSGLPELKVIQAGAFKGLKNLQVLDLSSNSQLKSLGSDVFTGLVSLQELNLSNTAVTPLSRTVLTQMPSIKSITLGPDVHCWMTHKQGQFHRQIGQGKHNDILTCDSAGMIL, encoded by the coding sequence ATGGCGCCATTACTGTGTCTCATCTTCTCTGTGCTCGGTCTGGCTGTTGTGGGAGGGGTGAAGAACTGCCATCCTAAATGTCGATGTGAAGTGGAGAGCTACGGTCTCTTCGACAGTTTCAGCCTGACCAAGGTGGACTGCAGTGGGATCGGCCCCGCAGCCGCTCCGGTCCCCATCCCTCTGGACACCTCCCATCTCGACCTCTCCTTAAACTCCATCAGCTCCATCACAGACTCCATGCTCTCTGGACCAGGCTACACTACATTGGTTAGCCTGGACCTAAGCAACAATCTCATAAGTTACATCAATCCCAAAGCGTTCCTTAAGCTTCGTTACTTGGAGAGCTTAGATCTGAGCAAGAACGCTCTTGAGAGTCTCAGCGATAGCTGCCTCGCTGGTGTGCCTCTGGTCGAGGTGGACCTGAGTGAAAACCGATTCAAGGACTTCAACTTGGATCTCTTCACCACCAGGATACAGGACATGCCAATCATGGTGGACCTATCCAAAAACCTTCTCACCTCCATATCTAGGAAAACACCTAGCCATCCACTGTACATCAAGAGTCTGATGCTCGCAGGAAACAGATTGAGAACCGTACCAATGCTGAAAGGAGTTCCTCTCCAGTATCTCAACCTGGATGGCAATCTCATTTCCAGTATTGGCGCAGGAGCATTTGAATCACTGACCGAACTCATTTACCTGTCGCTTAGCGGCTTGCCTGAACTCAAAGTGATACAAGCAGGTGCGTTTAAGGGCCTGAAGAACCTACAGGTCTTAGATCTTTCAAGCAACAGCCAACTCAAGTCATTGGGCTCAGATGTATTCACTGGCCTTGTTTCATTGCAAGAGCTAAATTTGTCCAATACTGCTGTCACCCCTTTGTCAAGGACTGTTCTTACTCAAATGCCAAGTATAAAAAGTATAACTTTAGGGCCAGATGTGCATTGCTGGATGACACATAAGCAAGGACAGTTTCATAGACAGATAGGACAGGGCAAACACAACGATATACTTACCTGTGATTCTGCAGGTATGATCTTATGA